A stretch of the Agrobacterium fabrum str. C58 genome encodes the following:
- the arsH gene encoding arsenical resistance protein ArsH, whose protein sequence is MRRPSALFDLPAAYAAHLRQPDQDALRPSFSTHKPRILILYGSLRHVSYSRLLAQEAARLLEHFGCEVRIVDPAGLPLPDAGPVSHPKVQELRDLSAWSEGQVWVSPERHGAMTGIMKAQIDWIPLSVGSVRPTQGKTLAVMQVSGGSQSFNAINQLRLLGRWMRMITIPNQSSVAKAFQEFDADGRMKPSSYYDRVVDVCEELVKFTLLTRDASSYLTDRYSERKEEAEKLEQRVSLKSI, encoded by the coding sequence CTGCGGAGGCCAAGCGCGTTGTTTGATCTGCCCGCGGCATACGCGGCGCATTTGCGTCAACCAGACCAGGATGCGCTGCGTCCGTCGTTTTCCACGCATAAGCCACGGATACTGATACTTTACGGTTCGCTGCGGCACGTGTCCTATAGCCGCCTGCTGGCACAGGAAGCTGCAAGACTGCTCGAACACTTTGGCTGCGAGGTGCGTATCGTCGACCCCGCAGGCTTGCCGTTGCCGGACGCTGGGCCGGTCAGCCATCCAAAGGTGCAGGAGCTGCGAGACCTGTCCGCCTGGTCGGAAGGTCAGGTCTGGGTCAGTCCGGAACGCCACGGCGCGATGACCGGCATCATGAAGGCGCAGATCGACTGGATCCCACTTTCCGTCGGCTCGGTGCGGCCGACCCAGGGCAAGACTCTGGCGGTGATGCAGGTCTCAGGCGGTTCGCAATCGTTCAACGCCATCAACCAGCTCCGTCTCCTCGGTCGCTGGATGCGGATGATCACAATTCCCAACCAGTCCTCCGTTGCCAAGGCGTTTCAGGAATTTGATGCGGATGGTCGCATGAAGCCCTCGTCCTATTACGATCGCGTCGTCGATGTATGCGAGGAGCTGGTTAAATTCACGCTCCTGACCCGTGACGCCTCCTCCTATCTCACCGATCGCTATAGCGAGCGGAAGGAAGA